In Lodderomyces elongisporus chromosome 1, complete sequence, the DNA window CCATTTTTACCCTGCTTGGACAAGCAACAAGTACGAGGATGTCGCCAAATTGTCGAAGGAAGTGAGCGACCATTTATCTCAAGACATTGCCTTAGAAGCCGTGTTGAGAGTTAGAGGCTCAACTGGGTTCCGAATGTCATCATTCTATGGTAACTTTTTCAACAGATCCTCGGACTTGTGTTCATTCCCTACTTTCCCAAGAGATCAATCGTACCTCATTGAGATGTCAATCGAAGAAACGATCAATAAGCCAGTGGTATACTTCCAAGCAGCAGTCTTACACTCTACATCATTTGGTGAGAGAAGAATAAGAGTTATGAACTTGGCATTGCCTACTTCGTCGAAGCTTGTCGATGTTTACGCATCTGCAGATCAATTAGCAATCACAAACTATTTCACACACAAGGCTATTGAAAAGGCATTATCTTCGTCACTTCCAGAGGCCAGAGAGTACCTTATTTCAAGAGTTGTTGATATTTTGAATATCTACAGGAAGGAGCTTGTTGCTGGCAATGTCTCTGGAGCCTCACCATTGCAAATCTCCACTAATTTGAGAATGTTgccattattattattctgtTTGACCAAGAACTTGGCATTCAGAAGCGATAGAGTTCCTTCAGACCATAGAGCTGCAGCTTTAAACAATCTTGGATCATTGCCAATACCTCAATTGATAAAATCTATTTATCCGACCGTTTACTCCTTGCATAACATGCCTGATTCTTGTGGGTTGCCAGGTGTCAAGGAAGAAAGTGAAGAGGATGGAAACGATGATAATGACGAGCAAGGTGTAGAAGTCGACGTTGTGTTACCAGAGCCAATTAATGACTCCAAGTCTTCGTGGGAGAACTACGGGTTGTACCTCATTGACAATGGTAGTGAATTGTTCCTCTGGGTATCGGGCAATGTTGTCCCTGGTTTAATCCAAGACGTGTTTGGCACGGAGAACTTGTATGAGATCCCAACCGGTAAAACCGAATTGCCAGAATATTCAATCGAGGAAAGTGAATTTAACTACAGAGTGCGCCAAATTATCGGTAAAGTTAGGGAGCAGCCCGACTCTATTATTTGGAAGAACTtatatgttgttgttggcgCCTCTTCTAATGAACCTATTGAAATCTCGCAACAACGTGATCTTATGGCTTTGAGAATGTGGGCATCAAGCTGCTTGGTTGAGGACAAGACAGGTAGCGAGCCATCATATAGAGATTTCTTGACTTCGTTAAAGTCCAAGGTTTCACAGTAAATTTTagcaaaacagaaaggtgtaCAGTAATATAGTTATACAACAAATGATTCATATACACTATTTAAGATTTTAAAAGTTTGTCTGAAATTATCTGAGattattcttttgatttttgtgAATTTCTCTGTTCCAattacttttctttatatgtttttctttattttttatctttatttccACTCTCAGCTTTTCAATTTACGCTGGTGTTGTATCATTCTACTTCCTCGTTAATTGAGCTTCTTTTGGTTATTCATTATTGATAATCAATCATGGTCAAGGCATCTAAAAGCAAAGTCTTCTCCAACTCATTGGTAATCTTTTCTGCAACCGCGGTTTTCAAACCCTGACTATATACCTTCAAGTTCTTAGAAATTGGCCCGCCTCTTGCCATTGTAGCTActatatttcttttaaattgtTGAGCCAATCGCTGCCAGTAAATTTTAGAAAAAGCATCTACTTTGAATTCCATTAGTATAATTTGGGTAATGGGCACTGTGTCATCATGAACATGAAACTTCCAGTTCCGCAACAAGTCTGTCAATTTATCAAAATAAGCCATTGCGCTTTCCCTGGTTTCCATCAAGATTGACGTAAAATTCCTAGGGGATTGCAATGCTTTGGATAGTTGACCAGTGCTAAGTGTCACTTGTTTTTGAATACTCGACTTGTCAAACACAATGAAAAACTCTTTTGAAGTTAAAATGTACAATGCTTGTAAAGAGTTGTATAACTTGGTATTCTTGATATGCAAACCAGTAACTTTACCCAACTCTGTACCTATTGTGTTTGAACACTCCTGAATGAGTATTTGTCTCCTAGTGTCTGCTGTAGTTCGATAATCTCGTACGAGTTTTATACTCAAAGCGCTAGTGTCTTTCCCACTCTCCTTCGCCAGTTCTTCATATAAACTCTGCAATTGATTATGCAATCGACTTAGCTTTATGACATCTCCACTGTCACTCTGCACCCTACCCAGGCTCAGTAGCATTGATTGCACTTCTTCTAGTTGCTGTATTattaaaatgaaaaaaccAACGCTCCGTAGCAACAGCACAGTAGTAcacattttcttcaatgcATTATTTAGCTTAACAGCTTTTTCATATGGCTCAATCACTTCATGTTTGATTTTCTCAAATGGTTTATTGATTTGCTTTAGAGCAGGGTTGATCCGGTCCTGTGTGACTTTTCTATACTGTTCAATCTCAGAAAAATTCTTAATGAGAGAGTCGTAGTTTGACGATGAAATGGATTTCATTCGCTTCTCAAGTTCATTCAAATCATATTTAAGTTTCTTTAGAGGCGTAGCAAGATCAAGCTCTGGGTTTTCGGAACCGTTGGAGATGGAAAGAATGTCACCGGCGAATTTAACGGCGTTGAAATCAGACTCGAGGTAGGCTTCAAAATCTTCGAGTTCATTAGCAGTGGTAGTCAAATTAGCTGCATTGGCTGAGCTAGCACTAGTTGCAGAGTTGGTGGGGACAACCATGATCAATTgtaaaaagagcaaaataataagaaaaaaaagggaacaAAGGTAGATCTTACAAGAACAAAGGATTCTACACTTGTAAATGGAAAGTCTTGGTGTGCTCACTAAATCCGCAACCCTTACCACGagagacaaaagaagaagaagaagaggaaaaaaaaaattattgatTTCTTTACATCAATCAAAGAAAGCCAAAAGTGCGGCTTTTGCATTTATTCTGTTCTGTACTTTGGTTTACTTATTTTCCCATCCCGACCACCACCTGCGCTAGCATTAGAGATTCCATTTCCGGCCCTCGATTTTTGGAATACTTTTCTGCCACCGCGTCCACCGCCTCGTCCACCAGCGTACCCACCTCGTCTTGCTTTGAACTTTTCATATTTCTCAtatttctccttcttttttcgttCCTTCTCAGCTTGTTTGATCaactttgctttttcttctctacGTTCCCGACATCGTACCTtactctctctttttttctttcctggtctgtttcttcttttcgcTTTAGCCTTGgctttctcttcctctacTTTGGCATTGTATTCATTGAGGTTGAGGCATCGAAAGTTACTCTTGCGAATGAAGAATTGATCGTATATATCCTGCGCAGTTAAAGCACATGTAGCGAATTGGgccttttcttgttctgtATAGTtggcaaaataaaaagactCCGGTCTTTCATTGTTTATGCGCTCTTCAGAATGTTCACGTAATGAGATCTTTTGTACTATTGGCTTCTGTATAGTAGATCGTCCTCTATCTTCGACCACTAGCAGATGAGGACACGtagtatttgttgttgttgttgtagtagtagtagtagtattagTGACACTAGTAGCAGCACTAGCAAATAATGGAAAATCAAACTCTTGATCTGCTTCCTCTGCCTCCCCTCCCTGGTCTTTTCCAGTCTCCTTTTGCTGTGATGGTTCTTGTTCGTCTTCCTGATCAACCTCAATAAATTCAAACTCTATATTTGGCGCAATATATGGTTGATCTTCATTGTCTGAACTCATGAAGTTGTCATTGTCGTTAAATAGAGCAGACCGATGTActctaaaaaaaacactttaAGTTAGTCACTTTATTCGaagtaaaataataaaaacaacaataaagttTATGTAGACTATAACATACTTATGCTCATGACTCATGATGTTGCGTATACGTCGTTatcatttatttcttcttctctacCTGtgttatttatatttttttttgaatcttGAGAtacttttgcaacttttcTGTATCGATTTCcttcctatttttttttcctttgtgTGTATGCAGTTTCAGtcatcaaagaaaaatcttaattttttttttcctcattTTTAGGATACAATTGTATAACGTAGAGCCAGTCTCaataaatacaaatatattatAATACAACATTAATACATAAACAACACATAACATAGAATGAAAAGCCTCTCTGATCAACCCATTTGTTGGAGGTACCCGCTTACCACAATCGGCTGCGACTCGAGCCAAGGGTTTTTATAATATCCTTACGATACATCAAGCTTGGTGGAACAAATTTTCCTAAATTAGCTGGTTGTGACTCCTCCAGCTTACCAGTGCGCAAGTCTCTCACTATCGAATCATCACTATAATCAAAGCCAGTCATGAATTTCAAATCAACCTCTATGCAAGTCAgagtttcaattttttcagcAACTAATGAAAACTTTTCCTTAATGCCAGGCATGATATCATCGTATTTGACAAACTTTAATgacaaattttgaaataatttttctccttcttgtTTACTATCCAACGTTCCATTATACAGTTGCTTCTTAGTGTCTAATCCGATCAAAGGATAGTACAATTTCCACAACTTAGATTTGTCTGCTGATtctatttcattttgtaAAACCTTGGACTCAGAGCCTCTAGAACTTAAAAGATTTTCAAAGGGAGTGAGCGTGAGAAGTGAGATGTGGAGATCTAACACAAATTTATGCTCGTTGATAACAAAAATGTATAATGGCAAGTACTTTGCAATTGTAAACTCAGTTGGCTTGGAATTGAACCTCACACGCTTTAATCCAATAGGATAGTACTCTAATGCTTTGATTTTTCTCAACTCAGTTTTGCGTGCTTCAAGTTCCTTGCGCCTTGCCTCTTCTTCCAATGCCTGTCGAAGAtcctcttgtttctttaacTCGGCTTgaattctttcttcttcgagCCTTTtgtcttcctcttcttttctcttcattTCACGTTCTTTTTCATACTTTAAAAACATCTCTCTTCTTGCTCTCTTTTTAGCCTCGGCTTTTTCCTGCCAAATTCTTGCTTCCTCAGCATTTTTGGCCTTTTGCTCCTCCAGAATCTTGATAACAGGTACTGGCGACGGCGAGCGTTCTTTGGCGAGACCAACATCTTTTTCCGGTAAGATAGAGTTTGGAGATATAGAACGCTCGTTGGTATGCGTTTTCGGTTGATCTTTATTATCATCAAAAAGTTTGGCTACCGCATGATTGTGCAAAGGAAGGGGTGAGAGAACTGGTGCAGGTGATGATATTGAAGCTGAAGTCACAACTGGTGCCGTTCCTGATGTTGAGCCAGGTGCGGAACCCAGTAATGAAACCGCTTTCGATTCCGAGTTTTTAGAAGAATTCTCAGACTTGATTTTCTTGAAACTAAAAGACTCTTCAGCTGACAAGCCATGATtagcttttcttttccttgatGATTCTTCATGTGTATCCTTAAATTCTGCTTGTAAATCTTCATCCTGATCATTCTCATTCCCTTGTGCATCTTGAGTATATTGCTCATCAACTTCCATTGTATCGTAAGTTCTGCTGCCCTTTTCATTCTTAGTTTTGAGATCTTGTTTATTTACATCAAGGTCTTTTTCACTAGCACTAGCGTTCTTCTTGCTCAAATCAACATTAATTACGTCATTTTTATCAACGCTTTGTACATCATCTTGTGAATCATTGTTTCCATCATgattattctttctttctattctcTTGTTAAGCTTTTTCTGATCTTTTGACTTTGTGAATTCTTCCAACTCTAAAGATTTCTCAGTTCTTAATGACCCTTGTAGAATGTCTACCTTTTGTTCGTTATTATCCTTCTTCTCCCTCTCCTTCgcttccttttccttctcttcctcctcttcctcgtcttcttcctcatcatcctcatcttcaGAAACGGGTACGGAGGGTGCTTTTGACAGTGATCTGGACGTCACCCTGGAAACAATTCTTGATGGAACAGTTGACAAAATTTTAGTACCGCTCTTTTTCTCCATGAAATTCTGAAtcatttcaatttcctCAACATCAAACCTAGGGGAGTGTTGAGCAATCTCCAATGCATTTAAGccatctttctttctagTCTTGAATGGGTCAGCACCTTTCGATAAAAGAGAATGGACAACCTCTGAATGGCCGCGACCAATAGATGCCAAAAGTGCTGTGATTCCACATGGGCTCTCGGTATCAATGTTGTACTGTGTTGGGTTCAATCCCAAAATGATATCAATCAATTCTGAATGCCCGTTCCTAGCAGCAATGATCAAAATGTCTGGTTTGTCTTCAAGACTGTTTCCTGAGACAAAATGATTAGCAACAAACTCCTTGTGATTCTCCGCGGCCCATTTATATATGCCTTTGCGTTTGATTAAATTGGCAAAATATGCTTCGTTAGGATCATCTTTGACTTCGACATTGGGTAAGGGAGACCCTATTCTTGACAAGTTTTTACCAACCTGGCGTGAAGTTAAAGAAATATTAGCCTTCTCCAACACTTTGATTATCTCATCGTAACCTTCTTCGCCATCGTGCTCGTTATAGATTTTCGTCAATGCAGTGAATCCATCAATATTGAAAATCGTTGGATCTGCGCCATGCTCTAATAAAATCTTTACAGTACCAAGGTGTTTATTCTCGGCTGCATCAATTAAAGGAGTTTCACAGTCACCTGCTTCATCGGCTTTAGCATTAACGTCGGCACCATTTTCGATAAGAAATTTCACAATTTCATCATGACCCTCGAGTGCTGCTTCGTGAAGACAAGTGAAGCCACAaaaatctttttcattcgCGCTTGCGCCTCGGTTGATAAATTCTTTGACATCATCGAAATTTCCCTTTTTGCATGCTCGCTGAAGT includes these proteins:
- the COG5 gene encoding Conserved oligomeric Golgi complex subunit, which produces MVVPTNSATSASSANAANLTTTANELEDFEAYLESDFNAVKFAGDILSISNGSENPELDLATPLKKLKYDLNELEKRMKSISSSNYDSLIKNFSEIEQYRKVTQDRINPALKQINKPFEKIKHEVIEPYEKAVKLNNALKKMCTTVSLLRSVGFFILIIQQLEEVQSMLSSSGRVQSDSGDVIKLSRLHNQLQSLYEESAKESGKDTSALSIKLVRDYRTTADTRRQILIQECSNTIGTELGKVTGLHIKNTKLYNSLQALYILTSKEFFIVFDKSSIQKQVTLSTGQLSKALQSPRNFTSILMETRESAMAYFDKLTDLLRNWKFHVHDDTVPITQIILMEFKVDAFSKIYWQRLAQQFKRNIVATMARGGPISKNLKVYSQGLKTAVAEKITNELEKTLLLDALTMIDYQ